One genomic window of Elusimicrobiota bacterium includes the following:
- a CDS encoding ABC transporter permease has translation MERSGRDLAFAFLGGAVLLFIAAPIAGLYLASSPHALAGAAADPELRASIWLSLWVSMAGTALSALFAVPLAYLLARNTFPLKGLVNGLIDLPVIIPHSAAGIALLGIVAREGWLGRAAGAAGLSFVDHPAGIMLAMAFVSVPFLINAARDGFAAVPVRLERIALTLGASPARVFFTVSVPLAWRSILSGFILMWARGISEFGAVVIVAYNPKTAPVLIFEKFNSYGLGQAVPAAAVLVAVSLLVFTALRLVKDEA, from the coding sequence ATGGAGCGCTCCGGCCGCGACCTCGCCTTCGCCTTCCTCGGCGGCGCGGTCCTCCTTTTCATCGCCGCGCCCATAGCCGGGCTCTACCTGGCATCTTCTCCCCACGCCTTGGCCGGCGCCGCCGCCGACCCCGAGCTGCGCGCCAGCATCTGGCTGAGCCTCTGGGTCTCCATGGCAGGCACCGCGCTGTCCGCCCTGTTCGCCGTGCCCCTGGCCTATCTCCTGGCCCGAAACACCTTCCCGCTCAAAGGCTTGGTCAACGGCTTGATCGACCTTCCCGTCATCATCCCGCACTCCGCGGCCGGCATCGCTCTGCTCGGCATCGTGGCCCGCGAAGGCTGGCTGGGCCGGGCGGCTGGAGCGGCCGGGCTGAGCTTCGTGGACCACCCCGCCGGCATCATGCTGGCCATGGCCTTCGTGAGCGTCCCGTTCTTGATCAACGCGGCGCGCGACGGCTTCGCCGCGGTCCCCGTGCGCCTGGAGCGCATCGCTTTGACCTTGGGCGCCTCGCCGGCCCGGGTGTTCTTCACCGTGTCGGTGCCTCTGGCCTGGCGCTCCATCCTCTCCGGCTTCATCCTCATGTGGGCGCGCGGCATCAGCGAGTTCGGCGCCGTGGTCATCGTGGCCTACAACCCCAAGACCGCCCCGGTGCTCATCTTCGAGAAGTTCAACTCCTACGGACTGGGCCAGGCCGTGCCGGCCGCGGCCGTGCTGGTCGCGGTCAGCCTGCTGGTCTTCACGGCCCTGCGCCTGGTCAAGGACGAGGCGTAG
- a CDS encoding molybdopterin-binding protein — translation MAKQSGAGKVVSLNVSEGKGTPKSPRQRVELGASGIKGDAHAGPWHRQVSLLAIEDVERFSKSAPGRRRFRPGEFAENITTRGVDLGQVGLLDRLSVGPAELEISQIGKACHGEGCAVFKDVGRCVMPKAGLFARVLRGGVVRPGDPIVWRPRALRIGILTLSDRASAGIYEDRSGSKIQELLEDFFKGKRWHPRFQRAVIPDEQKDLLARLRGLCRAGCDVIMTTGGTGIGPRDITPETVAGFADRLIPGIMEQVRLKHADRLPAAVLSRSLAAVKGRTLIYCLPGSPKAAAEYVAEIVKSLEHALAMLHGLGH, via the coding sequence ATGGCCAAACAGAGCGGCGCGGGCAAGGTCGTCTCCCTCAACGTCTCGGAAGGCAAGGGCACTCCGAAGTCCCCGCGCCAGCGTGTGGAACTCGGCGCGTCCGGCATCAAGGGCGACGCCCATGCCGGGCCCTGGCATCGGCAGGTGAGCCTGCTGGCCATCGAGGACGTGGAGCGCTTCTCCAAGTCCGCGCCTGGCCGGCGAAGGTTCCGGCCGGGGGAGTTCGCGGAGAACATCACCACCCGGGGCGTGGACTTGGGCCAGGTGGGCCTGCTCGACCGGCTCAGTGTGGGGCCAGCCGAACTCGAGATCTCCCAGATCGGCAAGGCCTGCCACGGCGAGGGCTGCGCCGTGTTCAAGGACGTGGGGCGCTGCGTCATGCCCAAGGCCGGGCTCTTCGCGCGGGTGCTCAGGGGCGGCGTGGTGCGCCCGGGAGACCCGATCGTCTGGCGGCCGCGGGCCCTGCGGATCGGGATACTGACTCTCAGCGACCGGGCCAGCGCCGGCATCTACGAGGACCGTAGCGGCTCCAAGATCCAGGAGCTTCTGGAAGACTTCTTTAAGGGCAAGAGGTGGCATCCGCGATTCCAGAGGGCCGTCATCCCCGATGAGCAGAAGGACCTTCTGGCGCGGCTGCGGGGCTTGTGCAGGGCCGGCTGCGACGTCATCATGACCACGGGCGGCACCGGCATCGGGCCGCGGGACATCACGCCGGAAACGGTCGCGGGCTTCGCGGACCGGCTCATCCCCGGGATCATGGAGCAGGTCCGGCTCAAGCACGCGGACCGCCTACCCGCCGCGGTGCTCAGCCGCTCGCTGGCCGCGGTGAAGGGCCGCACCCTCATCTACTGCCTGCCCGGCAGTCCCAAGGCCGCGGCCGAGTACGTGGCGGAGATCGTTAAGTCCCTGGAGCACGCCTTGGCTATGCTCCACGGGCTCGGGCACTGA
- a CDS encoding DUF4279 domain-containing protein: MRQDTDVRLKISSLTMTPQDIEASIGLQPDEFWRIGDHLGAFGAPARQHGFVIESGAQASLPFQEYITALIGKVAPAAQKIGSLALSDKCIVEFICTLHRKTAPLLTFQRDDLRWIAVMGAVLRIDTFVESAARAAARAPSGSGEPDAGTPKF, translated from the coding sequence ATGCGCCAGGACACCGACGTCCGCCTGAAGATCTCGAGCCTGACCATGACCCCGCAGGACATCGAGGCCAGCATCGGCCTCCAGCCTGACGAGTTTTGGAGGATCGGCGACCACCTGGGCGCCTTCGGGGCCCCGGCCCGGCAGCACGGCTTCGTCATCGAGTCCGGCGCGCAGGCCAGCCTCCCATTCCAGGAATACATCACCGCTCTCATCGGCAAGGTCGCGCCGGCCGCGCAGAAGATCGGGTCCCTGGCGCTGAGCGACAAATGCATCGTCGAGTTCATCTGCACCTTGCACCGCAAGACCGCGCCCCTGCTGACCTTCCAGCGCGACGACCTGCGCTGGATCGCCGTGATGGGAGCGGTTTTGCGCATCGATACCTTCGTGGAATCCGCGGCGCGCGCCGCGGCCAGGGCCCCATCCGGTTCCGGCGAACCGGACGCCGGGACCCCCAAGTTCTAG
- a CDS encoding DUF364 domain-containing protein, translating into MRAGLLSETIARLRVLHGPALAGLRVEKAVVGVVFSGVKLSDGRGGLAGTPRTEEHPSGKAVPHPPGALAGLPVLSLLEPWPDEPFRRALAVAAVNALSAPWLEGGRYRVVYDRDALDLLELRPGMSVALVGAFSSYIDRLKAVAGLRLTVLELRESALREQDRALYAPASRAAQVVPACDALVITGMTVVNGTLEGLLSLASPKAAVIVVGPSGSLLPDALFARGVRWAGGCVVHDPDAALELLSQGARARHLYGTCARRINLAPLP; encoded by the coding sequence ATGCGCGCCGGGCTCCTTTCCGAGACCATCGCCCGGCTGCGCGTCCTGCACGGCCCGGCTTTGGCCGGCCTGCGCGTCGAGAAGGCCGTGGTCGGGGTCGTCTTTTCCGGAGTGAAGCTCTCGGACGGCCGCGGCGGCCTGGCCGGCACTCCCAGGACTGAAGAGCACCCCTCCGGCAAGGCCGTGCCTCATCCCCCCGGAGCTTTGGCCGGCCTGCCCGTCCTCTCTTTGCTCGAACCGTGGCCTGATGAGCCCTTCCGGCGCGCCTTGGCGGTGGCGGCCGTCAACGCCCTCTCCGCGCCCTGGCTGGAGGGCGGGCGCTACCGGGTCGTCTACGACCGCGACGCCCTCGACCTCCTGGAGCTGCGCCCGGGCATGAGCGTGGCCTTGGTGGGCGCTTTCTCATCCTACATCGACCGGCTCAAGGCCGTCGCGGGTCTGCGCCTGACGGTCCTGGAGCTGCGCGAATCGGCGCTGCGAGAGCAGGACAGGGCGCTCTACGCGCCAGCCTCCAGAGCCGCGCAGGTGGTGCCGGCCTGCGACGCGCTGGTCATCACCGGCATGACCGTGGTCAACGGGACCTTGGAAGGCCTGCTGAGCTTGGCCTCGCCCAAGGCCGCGGTCATCGTGGTCGGGCCGTCCGGCAGCCTGCTGCCGGACGCGCTCTTCGCCAGGGGCGTGCGCTGGGCCGGAGGCTGCGTGGTCCATGACCCGGACGCGGCTTTGGAGCTCCTGTCCCAGGGCGCGCGCGCGCGGCACCTCTACGGGACCTGCGCCCGCCGCATCAATCTGGCTCCCCTCCCATGA
- a CDS encoding ATP-binding cassette domain-containing protein — MLSVEGLSLRAGSFELKEIGFSVAPGGYLVILGPSGAGKSLLLEAIAGLRQPHAGRIRLRGRDVTREPIQRRGLSIVCQDADLFPHLTVRQNIAYPLRSRAAGAVEEQVRRAAERTGISDQLDRKPGTLSGGEYQRAALARSLAAGSDLFLLDEPLAALDKGTQAELRALLRGLRRNGAAFVHVTHDFDEALSLADRIGILEQGRLAGLAEPEEVFRRPASAFVASFVGAKNFFKGSLRGLPESDLKEFSTHGLRILCLTDAADGEAFLTVRPEDVVVSRLREETSSRNHFPGKVVDLAPSRLGVQVVVDAGLPVTATISAEAQRALGLRVGEPAWVSFKAASCLIHQGG; from the coding sequence ATGCTCAGCGTCGAGGGCCTGTCCTTGCGCGCCGGCTCCTTCGAGCTCAAGGAGATCGGCTTCAGCGTGGCGCCGGGCGGCTACCTGGTCATCCTGGGCCCGTCCGGCGCGGGCAAGAGCCTCCTGCTCGAAGCCATCGCCGGGCTCAGGCAGCCCCATGCGGGCCGCATCAGATTGCGCGGCCGGGACGTCACCCGCGAGCCCATCCAGCGCCGGGGGCTCAGCATCGTGTGCCAGGACGCGGACCTCTTCCCTCATCTTACGGTGCGGCAGAACATCGCCTATCCCCTGCGCAGCCGCGCGGCCGGCGCTGTCGAAGAGCAGGTCCGCCGCGCCGCGGAGCGGACCGGCATCTCGGACCAGCTCGACCGCAAGCCCGGGACACTGTCCGGGGGGGAGTACCAGCGCGCGGCCTTGGCCCGGAGCCTGGCCGCCGGCTCCGACCTCTTCTTGCTCGACGAGCCGCTGGCCGCGCTCGACAAGGGCACCCAGGCCGAGCTGCGCGCCTTGCTGCGCGGCCTGCGCCGCAACGGCGCCGCCTTCGTGCATGTGACCCACGATTTCGACGAGGCGCTCTCATTGGCCGACCGCATCGGGATCCTGGAGCAAGGCCGCCTGGCCGGCCTGGCGGAGCCGGAAGAGGTGTTCCGGCGTCCCGCCTCGGCCTTCGTGGCGAGCTTCGTGGGCGCGAAGAATTTCTTCAAGGGCTCCTTGCGCGGCCTGCCGGAGAGCGACCTCAAGGAGTTCTCCACGCACGGCCTGCGCATCCTGTGCCTGACGGACGCGGCCGACGGCGAGGCCTTCCTCACGGTCCGGCCCGAGGACGTGGTGGTGTCCCGGCTGCGGGAGGAGACCAGCAGCCGCAACCACTTCCCCGGCAAGGTGGTGGACCTGGCCCCTTCCCGGCTGGGAGTCCAGGTGGTGGTGGACGCGGGACTGCCCGTGACCGCGACCATCTCCGCGGAGGCGCAAAGAGCGCTGGGCCTGCGGGTGGGAGAGCCGGCCTGGGTGAGCTTCAAGGCCGCCTCATGTCTGATCCATCAAGGAGGATGA
- a CDS encoding radical SAM protein: MYDRFKRRIDYLRVSVTDRCNLRCAYCMPPGGGRLVDRKDILSFEEIAAFAARAAELGVDKIRLTGGEPLMRRGIAQLVALLAAIPGIRDLSMTTNAILLPRHAADLRRSGLRRVNVSLDTLDPGRFRALTRGGELSEVLAGIAAAQEAGFAPIKVNCVVKAGPEEPDAQEVARFCAERGLQARFIPEMDMAAGRFGVVTGGSGGDCGRCNRLRLTSDGYLKPCLFSDVAFPVRSADAGEVLRQAVAAKPECGTASRTHGFYSIGG, translated from the coding sequence ATGTACGACCGCTTTAAGCGCCGCATCGACTACCTGCGCGTCAGCGTCACGGACCGCTGCAACCTGCGCTGCGCCTACTGCATGCCGCCCGGCGGGGGCCGGTTGGTGGACCGCAAGGACATCCTCAGCTTCGAGGAGATCGCGGCCTTCGCCGCGCGCGCCGCTGAGCTCGGCGTCGACAAGATCCGGCTGACCGGCGGCGAGCCGCTCATGCGCCGGGGCATCGCCCAGCTGGTCGCGCTGCTCGCGGCGATCCCCGGCATCCGGGATCTCTCCATGACCACCAACGCGATCCTCCTGCCCCGGCACGCGGCGGACCTGCGGCGCTCCGGCTTGCGGCGGGTCAACGTCAGCCTGGACACCTTGGACCCCGGGCGCTTCCGCGCGCTCACCCGGGGCGGCGAGCTCTCCGAGGTCCTGGCCGGCATAGCGGCCGCGCAGGAGGCGGGCTTTGCGCCCATCAAGGTCAACTGCGTGGTCAAGGCCGGGCCCGAGGAGCCCGACGCTCAAGAGGTGGCGCGCTTCTGCGCTGAGCGCGGCCTGCAGGCCCGGTTCATCCCGGAGATGGACATGGCGGCCGGACGCTTCGGGGTCGTGACAGGCGGCAGCGGCGGCGACTGCGGCCGCTGCAACCGCTTGCGCCTGACCAGCGACGGCTACCTCAAGCCCTGCCTTTTCAGCGACGTCGCTTTCCCCGTGCGGAGCGCGGACGCCGGGGAGGTCCTGCGCCAGGCCGTCGCGGCCAAGCCGGAATGCGGGACCGCCAGCAGGACGCACGGATTCTACAGCATAGGGGGGTAG
- the moaC gene encoding cyclic pyranopterin monophosphate synthase MoaC has translation MPKLSHVDEQGRARMVDVGGKRPQYRTARAEGFIRLRPATLRLIRQDRMKKGDVLGVAQIAGIQAGKRTSELIPLCHPLQLSHVEVQARIATKGVRVEACAKCLGPTGVEMEALTAAAVALLTVYDMCKAADQDMVISDITLLEKRKSDEGF, from the coding sequence ATGCCGAAGCTGAGCCACGTAGACGAGCAGGGACGCGCGCGCATGGTGGACGTCGGCGGCAAGAGGCCGCAGTACCGGACCGCGCGGGCCGAAGGCTTCATCCGCCTGCGGCCGGCCACGCTCAGGCTGATCCGGCAAGACCGCATGAAGAAGGGCGATGTCCTGGGAGTGGCTCAGATCGCGGGCATCCAGGCGGGAAAGCGCACCTCGGAGCTCATCCCGCTCTGCCATCCTTTGCAGCTTTCCCATGTAGAGGTCCAGGCGCGCATCGCGACCAAAGGGGTGCGCGTGGAGGCCTGTGCCAAATGCCTGGGGCCCACCGGGGTGGAGATGGAGGCCTTGACCGCCGCGGCTGTCGCCTTGCTCACGGTCTACGACATGTGCAAGGCGGCGGACCAGGACATGGTCATCTCGGACATAACGCTGCTCGAGAAGCGCAAGAGCGACGAGGGCTTCTGA
- a CDS encoding DUF2478 domain-containing protein has protein sequence MSRPGSTGLWRKAAVLGSLWAASEIVLGSFLHNARIPLSGNILTGIGIAILVAGHRLWPQRGLLWRAGLICAAMKSVSPSAVILSPMIAISVEGFLLEAGVLLGGANPAGYLLAGGLAMSWPLGHRLGGTFLYYGPQTWTLYVKGLEQVRAWLHLAPGSPWSPLLLLWSAHLLGGGAAAVAGMRVGWEDAVTVSSAGAAAPAPRPAVPEHGGYSLTALLLHAATVAAAMSLGSRLPVWLFAAASAAYAWLCVWKYPRAAGIMKRSSLWSGLLLAAVLAGLVLGRWQAGAQMGLRALVLTLGFSCIGTELRNPVLRTWLERRGGRMFFAALEQAFESLPAVFTGLPSPAQLLRRPVASLHAAIACAPALLEALAPGRVLIITGEQGEGKSSLVKTSAQALREAGASLGGIHAPGFWEEGRRSGFDITDLGTGESRPLCRTQGPAGWPAQGPFRFSPDGLAFGLRALAEAMRRDADVIFVDEVGPMELRGLGWAPGLDALARQRRKPMVWVVRRALIDEVRRHWGLAPERVWDAGAGDTAALAAALQAELASSLAVR, from the coding sequence ATGAGCCGACCCGGCAGCACCGGACTCTGGCGCAAGGCCGCGGTGCTGGGCAGCCTCTGGGCCGCTTCGGAGATCGTCCTGGGCAGCTTCCTGCACAACGCGCGCATCCCCCTGAGCGGGAACATCCTCACCGGCATCGGCATCGCCATCCTGGTAGCCGGGCACAGGCTCTGGCCCCAGCGCGGCCTGCTCTGGCGCGCCGGGCTCATCTGCGCGGCCATGAAGTCCGTCTCTCCCAGCGCGGTCATCCTCTCACCCATGATTGCCATCTCCGTGGAGGGCTTCCTGCTGGAGGCGGGAGTGCTCCTGGGCGGAGCCAATCCCGCGGGCTATCTCCTGGCCGGAGGCCTGGCCATGTCCTGGCCCCTGGGGCATAGGCTCGGGGGCACCTTCCTCTATTACGGCCCGCAGACCTGGACCCTCTACGTCAAAGGCCTGGAGCAGGTCCGCGCCTGGCTCCACCTCGCTCCGGGCAGCCCTTGGTCGCCGCTCCTGCTGCTTTGGTCCGCGCATCTTCTGGGCGGGGGCGCGGCCGCGGTCGCGGGCATGCGCGTTGGGTGGGAGGACGCTGTGACCGTTTCGTCGGCCGGGGCGGCCGCCCCGGCGCCGCGGCCGGCGGTTCCGGAGCATGGTGGATACTCTTTGACGGCGCTGCTCCTGCACGCCGCCACGGTGGCCGCGGCCATGTCGCTGGGCAGCAGGCTCCCGGTCTGGCTCTTCGCCGCGGCCTCGGCCGCCTACGCGTGGCTCTGCGTCTGGAAGTATCCCCGCGCGGCCGGGATCATGAAGCGGTCCAGTCTCTGGTCCGGCCTGCTCCTGGCCGCTGTGCTGGCGGGCCTGGTCCTAGGGCGCTGGCAGGCGGGCGCTCAGATGGGGCTGCGCGCGCTGGTCCTGACCTTGGGCTTCTCCTGCATCGGCACGGAGCTGCGCAATCCGGTCCTGCGCACGTGGCTGGAGCGCCGAGGCGGACGCATGTTCTTCGCGGCCCTGGAGCAGGCATTCGAATCCCTGCCCGCGGTGTTCACCGGCCTGCCGTCCCCGGCGCAACTGCTGCGCAGACCCGTGGCCTCATTGCACGCCGCCATCGCCTGCGCCCCGGCCCTGCTCGAGGCCCTGGCCCCGGGCCGAGTGCTCATCATCACCGGGGAGCAGGGAGAAGGGAAATCGAGCCTGGTCAAGACATCGGCGCAGGCCTTGCGCGAGGCGGGCGCAAGCCTCGGCGGCATCCACGCGCCGGGCTTCTGGGAAGAGGGCCGGCGCAGCGGCTTCGACATCACGGACCTGGGCACCGGTGAGAGTCGGCCGCTGTGCCGGACCCAGGGACCGGCGGGCTGGCCGGCTCAGGGGCCGTTCCGTTTCTCTCCCGACGGGCTCGCCTTCGGGCTGCGGGCGCTGGCCGAGGCCATGCGCCGCGACGCGGACGTCATCTTCGTCGACGAGGTCGGCCCCATGGAGCTCCGGGGCCTCGGCTGGGCGCCCGGCCTCGACGCTTTGGCGCGCCAGCGCCGCAAGCCCATGGTCTGGGTGGTGCGCAGGGCCCTGATCGACGAGGTCCGCAGGCATTGGGGCCTGGCCCCGGAACGGGTCTGGGACGCCGGAGCCGGCGATACCGCGGCCCTGGCGGCCGCGCTCCAGGCGGAGCTAGCGTCTAGCCTTGCTGTCCGCTAA
- a CDS encoding molybdopterin molybdotransferase MoeA: MISAEEAVALIRSNAVLLAAEQVGLDESLGRVLRQDVVCDVDMPPFHKSAMDGYACRRQDLACELEVVETIAAGSRPSRAVGPGQCSKIMTGAMLPDGADCVVIVEEAEALADGRIRWTGQRTSDNICRRGEDIATGQKLVEAGTRISAKVVASLALAGCARPLVSLRPKVGVIATGDEVVAPEAVPGPAQIRDSNSAQLMAQALESGCVPTHYGIARDTKESIGAALARAKAGCDVILIAGGVSMGDFDLVPEQLRAQGFKLLFEKVAVQPGKPTVFGRCGDTVVFGVPGNPVSAFMVFEFFVKELLSKMTGCLEPPRTLRLPLAAAIKRKRADRLSRVPVRIRPDGAAEAVEFHGSAHISSLAAADGVVSIPAGVSELPGGALVDVRPL, encoded by the coding sequence ATGATATCCGCCGAGGAAGCGGTCGCGCTCATCAGGTCCAACGCCGTGCTCTTGGCCGCCGAGCAGGTCGGCCTGGACGAAAGCCTCGGCCGGGTGCTGCGCCAGGACGTGGTCTGCGACGTGGACATGCCGCCTTTCCATAAGTCCGCCATGGACGGCTACGCCTGCCGCAGGCAGGACCTGGCCTGCGAGCTCGAAGTGGTGGAGACCATCGCCGCGGGAAGCCGGCCGAGCCGCGCCGTGGGGCCGGGGCAGTGCTCGAAGATCATGACCGGCGCCATGCTGCCCGACGGCGCGGACTGCGTGGTCATCGTGGAGGAGGCCGAGGCCCTGGCCGACGGGCGCATACGCTGGACCGGCCAGCGCACCTCGGACAATATCTGCCGGCGAGGCGAGGACATCGCGACCGGCCAGAAGCTCGTGGAAGCCGGGACCCGGATCAGCGCGAAGGTCGTGGCGTCCTTGGCCTTGGCCGGCTGCGCCCGGCCTTTGGTGAGCCTCCGGCCCAAGGTGGGAGTCATCGCCACGGGCGACGAGGTGGTCGCGCCGGAAGCCGTTCCGGGTCCGGCCCAGATCCGGGATTCCAACTCAGCCCAGCTCATGGCGCAGGCCCTGGAGAGCGGCTGCGTCCCGACCCATTACGGTATCGCCCGCGACACCAAGGAGTCCATCGGCGCGGCTTTGGCGCGGGCCAAGGCCGGATGCGACGTCATCCTCATCGCCGGGGGGGTCTCCATGGGGGATTTCGACCTCGTTCCGGAGCAGCTGCGCGCGCAGGGCTTCAAGCTCCTCTTCGAGAAGGTCGCCGTGCAGCCGGGCAAGCCCACGGTGTTCGGCCGCTGCGGCGACACCGTGGTCTTTGGGGTGCCCGGCAATCCGGTCTCGGCCTTCATGGTCTTCGAGTTCTTCGTCAAGGAGCTGCTCTCTAAGATGACGGGCTGTCTGGAGCCGCCCCGGACGCTGAGGCTGCCCCTGGCCGCGGCGATCAAGAGGAAGAGGGCCGACCGGCTCTCGCGCGTGCCGGTGCGCATCCGGCCCGACGGCGCGGCCGAGGCGGTGGAGTTCCACGGCTCGGCGCACATCTCCTCGCTGGCCGCAGCCGACGGCGTCGTCTCCATCCCCGCCGGCGTCAGCGAGCTCCCCGGAGGCGCTCTTGTCGATGTACGACCGCTTTAA